In Gambusia affinis linkage group LG06, SWU_Gaff_1.0, whole genome shotgun sequence, one DNA window encodes the following:
- the LOC122832880 gene encoding gastrula zinc finger protein XlCGF57.1-like, with protein sequence MADSSVFYSEVESILETLIMTAVDVLGVSDKGTDKTKRTPRGQPDVAAMLISEAARKISSVFSQLSLSLLAENRKLNTQLEAELKSTAGGLENARLWRENVLDGGPVLLEQSGMVFTMKPLGRLKRKMDDGNPPAATAAVEDIGETIQTPSSPPAEEDTAEDLAAPKIPELENSESQKTQEAVLKPKGKEFVCELCKKRFSRRFHLAKHMNTHKEQRPFACDRCPRKFRTAETLEKHLLRHEEKKHASFQCQRCEKSFKTKMNLKTHQLVHSDLRPFSCGSCGKAFKTKHNLQAHQAVHLAEKPHKCSECGESFRCSVSLQCHRSVHTGEHPFTCTACGKAFSSRRSLRTHQAVHRGKVFTCETCGAGFTLRQNLRRHIRIHTGEKPFACKVCGRPFMQDNKLKAHMLLHGAAKAFMCDLCGKTFLYNCQLKKHQKAAHEEKQVSKRRGRERGERRVIYRRDKTMLDVTPFSCGTCRKGFNSAASLERHELIHAGGAAQYACDQCDKFFFYKATYEYHQRIHSGERPFGCDVCGKRFVIRQALKSHRLQHSGEKPHKCEQCGKDFRIYTNYLRHLRVHTGEKPYECEVCGTRFRQLGHVKFHMQVHTGERPYSCSSCGLGFSDSRLLRKHNCSEK encoded by the exons atggcTGAtagctctgtgttttattccGAAGTGGAATCCATTTTAGAGACGCTCATAATGACAGCGGTCGATGTTCTCGGAGTTTCAGACAAAGGAACCGATAAAACGAAGCGGACTCCGAGAGGCCAG CCAGATGTTGCTGCCATGTTGATCAGCGAGGCGGCCAGGAAGATCAGCAGCGTTTTCTCGCAGCTCTCCTTGTCACTTCTTGCTGAAAACCGCAAACTAAACACACAGCTggaggctgaactgaagagcACAGCCGGAGGTTTGGAAAACGCCCGGCTGTGGCGGGAGAACGTGCTGGACGGCGGTCCGGTGCTGCTGGAACAGAGCGGCATGGTGTTCACCATGAAGCCGCTTGGGAGACTGAAAAGAAAGATGGATGATGGAAATCCTCCTGCAGCCACTGCAGCGGTGGAAG ACATTGGAGAGACGATTCAGACGCCTTCGTCTCCTCCTGCTGAAGAAG acACTGCTGAGGATTTAGCTGCTCCAAAAATCCCCGAACTAGAAAACTCTGAATCCCAGAAGACACAGGAAGCAGTGCTGAAGCCTAAAGGAAAGGAGTTTGTGTGTGAGCTCTGCAAGAAGAGGTTTAGCCGTCGGTTTCACCTGGCAAAGCACATGAACACTCACAAGGAGCAGCGGCCGTTTGCCTGTGACCGCTGCCCCAGGAAGTTCAGGACTGCAGAGACTTTGGAGAAACACCTGCTGCGACACGAAGAGAAGAAACACGCTAGCTTCCAGTGCCAGCGCTGCGAGAAGTCGttcaagacaaaaatgaatCTGAAGACACATCAGCTGGTCCACTCAGACCTCCGACCGTTTAGCTGCGGGTCCTGTGGGAAGGCCTTCAAAACGAAGCACAACCTGCAGGCCCATCAGGCGGTACACCTGGCAGAGAAACCACACAAGTGTTCAGAGTGCGGAGAGAGTTTCAGATGCTCCGTCAGCCTGCAGTGCCACCGTAGTGTCCACACTGGTGAGCATCCCTTCACCTGCACGGCATGCGGCAAAGCCTTCTCCAGCAGGCGGTCGCTCCGGACGCATCAGGCAGTCCACAGGGGGAAGGTATTCACCTGCGAGACGTGTGGGGCGGGATTCACCCTCCGACAGAACCTCCGGAGGCACATCCGCATTCACACAGGCGAGAAACCATTTGCATGCAAGGTATGTGGGAGGCCCTTCATGCAGGACAACAAGCTGAAGGCGCACATGCTGCTCCATGGTGCTGCCAAGGCGTTCATGTGCGACCTCTGTGGGAAGACCTTCCTGTACAACTGCCAGCTGAAGAAGCATCAGAAAGCCGCAcacgaggagaagcaggtgtCCAAGAGGCGAGGTCGGGAGAGAGGCGAGCGCAGGGTGATCTACCGGCGGGACAAAACCATGCTGGATGTGACGCCCTTCAGCTGTGGCACCTGCCGCAAAGGCTTTAACTCAGCTGCTTCGCTGGAAAGGCACGAGCTGATCCATGCTGGCGGCGCCGCACAGTATGCCTGCGACCAATgtgacaagttttttttctacaaagcCACCTACGAGTACCACCAGAGGATCCACTCTGGGGAGCGGCCGTTTGGGTGCGACGTCTGTGGGAAGCGGTTCGTCATCCGCCAGGCGCTCAAGTCCCACAGGCTGCAGCACTCTGGAGAGAAACCACACAAGTGCGAGCAGTGTGGCAAGGACTTTCGTATCTACACCAACTACCTGCGACACCTCCGTGTCCACACGGGGGAGAAACCCTATGAGTGCGAGGTGTGTGGGACACGGTTCCGGCAGCTTGGACATGTCAAGTTCCACATGCAGGTCCACACAGGAGAGAGGCCATactcctgcagcagctgtgggCTCGGCTTTTCAGACTCCAGGTTACTCAGGAAACATAACTGCAGTGAGAaatag